ACATTTCTTCATTCACTATTGCTTTTCccttcattgcttttctttagaGTGCTTATCTCTCACTAACAGAATGTAAGTTCTTTGAGAGGAGAGACTTCTGTCTGTTGCTATATTCCCAATACTGAAATCAAGCCTAATACATAAAAGGTGCTCTTTAAGTggtttttgaataaatgaataaataaaagatttatatTATGTTACATAAAATGTTATGCCTCAATGTCACAATTTTATAACTCAATACAAGTATAAGGTTTAATTTTACTGGTTTACAGTGCTacatcttttatttctaatattattatttaatcgAGATAAAGAAATGCTCTGGTTCATTAacagtgtggatttttttttcttttctttccttttttaaagtgtTATATTGTACTTGGGCTGTGTTCTGGTATCTTGTCATTGCTTCTTACAACTGCATTTGATTGGTATAAATTTATAATACTTTTTCCCTTAACTATATGCAGGATGTTAGGAATGATGCTCTACTGCAgttgaaaacataagaaaaaatattcattcttttaaacaTCAGTCATATTGTCACTCCGAATATCTGTGAAACAGGTAGTTTCAAATATCTCACTAAGTACTGGTGTCCTTTCAATAAACTGGTGAATATTGTTCATCTACacataataaaatgttttgttttacaaataaaatacttcttgagggacttctttggtggtctagtggctttgATTCCTTGCTCCTAATGCAAGGgatctaggttcaatccctggtccttcTATGTTCTCAGAAGTTTAAAGATCTGCTTGGAAGGACAAGAATCCATATTTTAAggatgaaaagttcagaaagtgATGGTCTACTGAATATCTTcttagagaaaggaaagagattcCTATTGGAGTTTCTGGGGAAACTCTGTGGAAGAGATAGTTACAGGTACTGCATGTTGCAGAATGAACTGAATacaattttcattttcaccaaggacTTTATTGAACCATGTATTCATTAaccaaatgaaccttttggccaacccaataaaatggCCTCCTTCTCTTCATCACCTTTCACTCCCTTCCCTCTTAAAAATCTCTTTCAAGCACATGTCTAGGTctgtatatttattcatatattcttGTCAGTCCTATTATTGGCACAGAAGCTCCATGAAATCAGGGAGTGTTTGTTGCTGTATCTCCAGTgactagaacaatgcctggcattgaataaatatttgttgaatgaatgaattgccaTCCTCATGGTCAACCCCTTCTCATGTGAGTAAGGTGATGTCCTGAGTGATGAGACTGAAGCCTGAAGTGCCAGGTCAGTACGGAGAAATGAGTGAGAGACAGGGCAAACCCAGCAGGGCAGACGCCAGAGACAGAGCCAAGGTGGGGACTGGGACAATGAGAATTAAAGGCCTGTGAGGCAATCCAGCACATCCTTCCAGACAGAGTATCTTGGACTCTTGTAGGCTCTAGTGGACTTTAGAACTGATGGAATAAACCAAGCAAGTTTTCTGGGTGCCACATAGTGGCTGCCATGGGAAGCCTCTTTCACGGTAAAGCCTGCCCCATGAATCAAAGAGGCAAAGTCTTCAATAGGAATGGAGTCATAGTCATGCACCGAATTTTTACATGAAGAGAAAGTTGGCAGTACTGCTGCAGACAGCATAATTGACTAATACTTGTTTATCTTCTCCAGTGAGCTGTGGGGTCCTTAGGAGAAGAGACTGCCTGGTACTCTCTCGTTCCTGGTATGAAGTCTGCACTCTTGACAAACATTTGAGAGAAAGGttgaaagaagggagaaagaaattgGATCACTACTCTTTACTGGGCTATACCTAAAGGCATGGAGAGCAACATATTCAGAATTGTCCTCCTGAAGCCTGATTGAAATAAACTTTTGTATGCATTAAATGGCCAATAGTTAACCTTGAACTCAGTGTAGTTCACCCCCTCCCAATTCACAACTAAACCTTCAAGCATCAAGTTGAGTggttaaagatttaaaattttaatgttaaagattttaaaagagcCATTAAGTCATTCACAAAGTTCCTTAATCTCTActatgggggcagggagggagggggaccTTCAATTTGCTCTAATTCCCATCTGGAAAATAAAAGTCTTCatgccccaccccccaaaatcTCTGAAAGTAATCAAaactaaatgaatttttaaaaaatattaaaactattcTTCCCAATAGTTTTGGCCACTATCAGgtaacttttaatttattttttaaggaaagtaTATGTATACCTCAACTTCAGATTAAACCTGTGAGCTTGTTGACATTTCAGAGACGATTTCAGAGTGTTTCTTTTTGGGGATTACCCTTTCTCAGAATTTCTCTGGGCTGAGTTCATGGTCATTGTGGGCTTTCCCCTTGactttgccatttttttctttagtttgtcCTACACAAACTAAAGAATGCTACAAAGAATGTCCTACAAATACTAAAAAACGTGAATCCTGAGGAGAAGGGTTCATTTTCATTCATAATGACATAAATGTGGCTGAAGACTGAACACTGATTAAAGTTACAAGTGGAAAGGAAAAGCACACAGCATTATCCTCAGTGTGAATATTGTTTTGTGTCTCTgtcacaaagatgtgaaaaaatggcTGTGTTATTCTTCCTGCTGAGggtataggttatcacagagtggGAGAGGTGGTTTCCCTTCAAGACCACACTGAAGAGTTTACAAGTtttgttctttagtttttttttctggtttcctcTTAAGCAAATGGTTTTTTCAGGCAATGGAACAATGCTATGAAACTAGTCAGTAAGGTCCATGAAGTGTTACTCTGTATAGGAAACCAACTAGGCCAAAAATCAAAGTTTCTCTTGGGTGCCTGGGAAAGGATATCTTGCTGAGTCTTggtctgaggtcactggagccttGGTTCCTCTCAGTTAGTACATCCCCTTCTGGAAACCTCCTTCCACTTACTCACATTTTCATCAAATAATAACCCCCATCCCAGAGTCTCTAAAGCAAATCTGTTTTGCttattctttccttccctccttccaaaTTACTATGCTACCAGTGTCAGGCAGGATCTTGTCAGTGAATTCCTAAATTAGCATTTCTAAAATCgtgttttgaattttattctttttaccttTCTCTGACTCAACATCAATCCCCccacctctctcctttctttcccttttttatcTGCCATTAGTGTTTCTTTCTTAGGTTACAGAAAAAATGGACAGATCTAGGTAGGAGACACTTTTAAATCATGGACTAGAAACTGAGTTATTACAAATCCTGTATCATTAAGGGCTTTTCCAGAAAGAGGTACAGGCTAACTTGCTTCCTAACAGCTCTTATCAGACATGTGCTCCCAGAACTTGCCTGGCAGGCTTTTCTGAGGTCCTAGAAAAGGCTTTAGGTTTTGAGGTTGAAAAATCCTGAACAGGCAGAAGAAGCTGCACATTGCCAGTGTGCCTGTGGGATGGCTGTGGGGTGTGGAGCGTTGGGGAGTTCCTGGAGCGTCCCTCTCCCGCATATGTGTTTAGCGCGCCATCTAGTGGCAGAAGCTCatagaagggaagggaagagaagaaagccTAAGTCCGGAAGACTCAGCTCAGGGTTGGGCTGGCTTCCCCTTAAGGTTAAGTACAGGTCAAATAAAACTAAAGTGGTTTTATTTCAACTCTACACATTGCATAGGTGACGACTGTTGTGCACACCGTTTTGAGGCTTCTAGAAGCCATGGGATATTcaagaaaaaggataaaatatgttAAGGACCTATTAAGAAAGACAAAAAGTACTGCTACACAATTATTTTAGAAAGTAGGACTCTAAAACTATAAGCACTCTCGTTGAACAAATTAATGAGACTTTTCTGTGAAtataggaaacaaaaaaaaattgaaggaaaagaagaaagagaaggtatggaaagaaaatgaaagcggGAAGAGGCAGGATAACCCAATGCTTTGTAGATAGTTCTGCATCTGGATTCAAATTTCAGGGCCACTTCTTAGCATTTGTGTGACAGTAAGCAATTACTTAAATTCATTCCGTCTCAGGTTGCCCATGTGTAAAAGGGAGATAATCCCACCTATCTCTTGGGGATGCTGTGAGGGTTAAATAAAAGCATATATGAAAGTGCCAAGCCCAGAGCCTCATGtgaaaatgctcaataaatggtaattATTATTAGCAGGGAGaagacaaaaggaagagaaaggaagggagggaggaggctcaGCAAGGGATTGTGTAGAACACATTATGATGTGAGAAGGGAAATCACATCTAGGACTGTGCAGTTCACCACTAGGCATTTGATCAACTTAACAGGTAAATCCCATGAAAGGGGAAATCTCTGTCTTCAAGGGACAGAAGTCTCTGCCCGAAGCCCACGTTTGTTCTGGACTTACAGAAAGCCAGAACAGAAAGCCTCCACAGAAGGCCCTTCCTTCTTGGCACCCCCAGGTCTTCATGCTGTGGACTGACAACCTGACACTCAACCCTCCACAGATCTTCAATTCAGTGCTGGGAGCTCATGTGAAGGAAAAGTAAATGACAAGTcagagatggtactgatgaaaagGAACAACCAGGGACCAGGTTTTATTCAGAGAGGGTAGACAGTAACATGATCTAGCTTACAAGGGATCTCCTGAAAACACTGACTCGCCACTGTCCAGGGCAGTTAATACTGACTGAATGCACTTGGAGAGGCTGGAAGAAATATCTGTATAACCCAAGGCACCTTCCCTCCCTGCTAAAAGCTTATTCCTCATGGCACATCTGTGAGGTGGATCCACAGAGCTGCTTCAGTATCTCCGATATGGCTATTTCTAAGGATTGTTTAAAGCCCTCCGGATACTGGAAGTCTCTGGAGTGCAAGATattgcaacacacacacacacacacacacatgtacatacactcGTGCCCTCTGAGGAAGCTCTTAGCCTACCACAGCCAGAGCTCAGAATTAGAGGTCGTAGTGGCCTTTCCCTGTGTAATGGCTGACCACAATCTCAGGGGAACAGCAGCCATTGCTTGCATTTCTAACCTTTTACCAGCTTCCTTTCATGCCAAGGAGAAACTAGGAATAAGAATACAGTAATATGATCCTCAATtagcataaaataaaaacaacccaGCCATGTTTTCCATGGGCATTTCCAACCTCAAATGAAACACATGAAGCAGggagaaagagataaaaatactttcaaagaactataaatatatatatactgtctgTGTATGTACAGCCAAGCACCCTGACCCAGATGACTATCTGTCTCTAGGAAAACCAAGCAATCAGATATAGAAATCTGAGAATTTTCCCTTGTCCCAAGCACAGTGTGTGTACAGACAGGAAGGGACAGTGTCCTGATGACTCAGTAGGGAAGGGGTTAAGTCCTCAGCCATCCTATTCCAAAGTGATTTATGATGATGTGCAGTGTTTCAACACCCCCACCCAAAGAAcagccccttctctccctcccagtCCAGGCTCACCGCTCACCAAGCTGAAGTGGGAAGGAGGCGGTGTTTTGCTGATCTGTTAAATTCTTAGTGAAGTTTCCTTGATTTCCAGTGGCTGCTGTTGTTTGAGTTTGGTTTGGATCAAAACTGAGGTTGTCCTGGCATTTCTGGAACTGAATCCaggcaagaggaagaagaaaaaggagaaggaagagaagagagtaaAGGTGGGAAGAAATAAAGGGAAGAGAGAAgcgtaaggaaaagaaaaaagtccttTTCAACATCACATTCCTGTGTTTTCCCTCGGCCTGGAAAACATATTAATCCCAGTGCTTTTACGCTCGGAAACAAAGAGACTAAGCCAGACTGTGGGGGAAAGGGTGATAAGAAGGATCCTGGAACTCGAAAAAAAGAAAGAGCGAGATTTAGAAATAGCTGGGACTCCACTTTAAGGGGCGCCCAGTGCTGTCGGCTGGCCGGGGGGATTGGTATTCGCAGACACACAGCCCAAGCAGAAGCTACAGACAAATGGAGATACAAAGACTTAAAAGGACAGCTCCTTTCACCTCATTCTACTTGTCAAGAAGGTAAAAAAGCacagccagaaagaaaagaagaaagttcaGCCCTCAGGACCGGACGGGCGGTGGTCTGTGTGCGGCTCTGGGAGCTGGGGCTGCAGCACAGCTTTTTGTATCGGCCAGCCttgcaaaggagaaagagagttGGGAGGAAAAGTATTTCGTCTAGGAACTGTTCTGGGAGCACACTTCAGATTACTTTTTAAAGCTTCTGCATTCCATCTCCATGAGCCACTATGTAAGTGTGTAATCCTGCCTGTCTTtacagtgtttgtttgtttctttgtcatttatttgaagaaatgaaataagaATGTTGTCATAATTAATATGCTCAGTGTGCATTTTCTCTGGAGCATCAGACAGTTTAAACAGTCTGAATGGGGAACTGAGTTGAGTTTCCTGCTTAATGTAACTGTCTCTGCTAAGCACTGACAAATTACAGGGACTTAAAAGCAACAGGATCTCATTTGATTTTCCATTCTCTGACCTCCCTCCTTCTTCTCCAACCACCCCTTCCCCCCTCTTCTTGGCCAAGATAGATAAAGAGATAATGCCCAGCTCTGTTTGCAattaaatgattttctttctttctttctttctttcttttttttttcctctgccctcccctttcTGTGTTTTGACCCTGCTGCCTCCCCAAAGAGGACTGCACAATGATATGGAGAATGGGACCCGGTTTGACTATACTGCTGGCATTATTGCTGGTGTGTGGATCAGAACCCCACGGGCAGACCATGAATAGAGGAAGCCGCGGAGGGCAGAAAGTGCCTCTGGTTTCTGCTGTCAACAGAAGGCCAGCTCGGTTACTGAGGCACACGGGGAGGTCTCAGGGAATTGAGAGAACCACTCGGGAAGAACCAAACCTTCAGCCTCtccaaagaaggaggagcatacCGGTATTGAGAGTAGCTCATGCCACCGCACCGCCAGCCTCGCTGGGCATCCATGGGGCCCCAGTGAGAACTCAGAAGAGCCCAGCAGCTCGGAGTTCTACCCGTGAGATGGTCCGAGATGAGGGGTCCTCAGCTAGGTCAAGAATGTTGCGCTTCCCGTCTGGGTCCAGCTCTCCCAACATCCTTGCCAGCTTTGCAGGGAAAAACAGGGTATGGGTCGTCTCGGCCCCACACGCCTCGGAAGGCTACTACCGGCTCATGATGAGCCTGCTGAAGGACGACGTGTATTGTGAGCTGGCTGAGAGGCACATCCAGCAGATCGTGCTGTTCCACCAGCCAGGCGAGGAAGGAGGCAAGGTGCGGAGGATCACCAGTGAGGGCCGCGTCCTGGAGCAGCCCTTGGACCCCAGCCTCATCCCGAAGCTGATGAGCTTCTTGAAGCTAGAGAAAGGCAAGTTCGGCATGGTGCTGTTGAAGAAGACATTGCAGGTGGAGGAACGCTACCCTTACCCCGTCAGGTTGGAAGCCATGTATGAGATCATCGACCAGAGCCCCATCCGCAGGATAGAGAAGATCAGGCAGAAGGGTTTTGTGCAAAAATGTAAGGCCTCTGGAGTCGAGGGCCAGGTGGTGGAGGAGGGGAACAATGGTggagaggcaggaaggccaggcctGAGTagtgagaagaggaaagaggagcaGAGGAGAGCGCAAGCGCCACCCACCAGAGAGAGTCGGGTGAAGGTGATGAGAAGACCAGCCACCACTGCAGGGGCCCCTCACCCCCCTCCTCCAACCCCACGGGCCACCACGCTGCCTCCAGCTCCGGTCACAACAGTGACGCGGGCCACCTCTCGGGTGGTGACGGTAGCTGCAAGACCCACAACCACCACGGCTTTTCCGACCACCCAGAGGCCGTGGACCCCCCGAGTGCACCTTTCTTCGGCCCCCCACAAGCCCCCCGCAACAGCCGAGGTGACCACTGCCAAGGGGCCAGTGGCCTCCGAGAATCTCTACCCTCCGCCCAGGAAGGAGCAGCCCAGGGAGAGGCCCCCGACCACTAGGAGGCCCAGCAAGGCCACCAGCTTCGAGGGCTTCACAGCTGCCCCTTCCATCCCCATCTCCGAGCCCAGCACCAGGGTTGGCGTGGGCCGTTTCCGGGACAACCGCACAGACAGGCGGGAGCATGGCCCTAGAGAACCCAATGTGGTGCCAGGTCCTCACAAGCCAGCAAAGGGGAAACCTCCCAAAAGGAAAGCCCAGGACAAAATTCTTAGCAATGAGTATGAGGATAAGTATGACCTCAGCCGGCCGACCACCTCTCAGCTGGAGGAGGAGTTGCAGGGGGGAAATATGCCACCCCAAAAAGCGAAGGAGTCTAAAAAGCACGAAAAACTTGAGAAACCcgagaatgagaagaaaaaaaaggtgaagaGTGAGAAAGCAGACAAGTTACTCAAGAGTGAAAAGCAAGTCAAGAAGGACAAGGCTGAGAAAAAGAGCaggcaggagaaagagaagaacaagaagaaaaaagtagGGAGGACAGAGCAGGATGGCCACCTGAAACCCACAAAACCCTTCACTCAGAATCCCAGGAAGTTGGTGACCGACCTGCTGGGGCCCTTTGAAGGCAAACGAAGGCTGCTTGTAAGTAATCTTTTCCTTGGCATTGTTCTGTGGGCTGTGGCAGTGTTAGGACTTGGagtgttatttttctaaaatcaCATTATTGGGTAGCAGGCTATGGCTAAACAGGTAATCTGTCAGGAAGATCAGGAGGTTTGTCAAAGAAGGACAGCCAGGCCAGTAGCTCCTTTTGACTTAGATATTCTATGAACACAGACCCACGGCCCTAAGCCGTCAGTGACTGAGGGGTCTTAGCCATGAGCCCAGGGAACCACTCAgctcttctgtgctcaacttcTTCCAAACCATCCCCACCTTACAGCTCTCTTCCACAGGACAGTGCTAGATACAGCTCCCTTCTGCCAAGttcaaagaagaataaaagagTTAATAAAATGGAATGCATTGATGGCAGTCACAATTTAAGAAAAGGATTTCTTTCTGCATGAGCTTATAAACTAGAAGCATGTGTATGGGAAAATAGCAGGTCTATATCAACAGTTAGGTCTATATCAACAATTTGGAGACTCAAAGGGGAAAGTGTGGCAGCCTGGTTGGGGAGTGGGTATGACTGGTAGTGGGAAAGGGTCCTTGTTTGTTTAGCcccacaaatatatttttaaaaccagctaGCTAAAATTTTCTCTCCTAAAGCTTGCCTCCCCCACAACTGCCCAACTACCAGTAAGAAGCGAAACGAATGAAGTGTGGAAGCTGGGTTAATTGCTCCATTTTCTGATCCCTTAGAGGCATATATGAATTTGGAGTCAAGATGTCATGTCAGTTTCTCCTGGGCCtctaaaaagtgtgtgtgtgtgtgtgtgtgtgtgtgtgtgtgtgtgtgtaaaaggagACATGCGGTCCTCTTTGCCTGTGGTTCTGAGTGCCCTGGGTGCCGAGCAAGTCCCAGGTCCATCTCAGTAACTCTTTTGGCCGTTCCTTGACACCATCCAAAGAATGACACCAGAATCTAGTCAGACCCAAGAGGGCTTTGGGCAAGAATAAGCATCATCTTAAATATATGggaaattttcattatttatgaGAATGACTCATCTTCTCAACGTCTCCTTGCCCTTATTTTAGTGCCCTTCCAAGATTTTTTCCCTAGCTTCTTAATACTGCGTTTTAATCCAGGCTGTCTAGGAGGAAAAGGGCATGATGCAGTTAATTCAGAGAAATAGATCTGTAAGTTAATGCCGGGTAACCTGAATCAGAAGTAATTCTCTCAGCTAGCTGGCTGGGAGGGAGCTGTCTCATGCCAGTGAGGACAGCATCTATCCTGCTGCAGACACAAGATGACTCCATGCCCTGCATTCCCACAGCCAAGAGATGCTCATCTCTCAAGGTATTTCTTAGagggtcttttcatttttctaactAAATGGATTAATGATCTGAGCAAAGTGACTCTGGTGCCCATTTATCTTTTAGGGGTTTCAAAAAGTTCAATGTGCTCACTTTGAAATGTTATTCAGAGCAGAATCCCTTGTGATATTTATCATGGATGGAGCATGTCCCCAAATTCTCTTAGCAGTTCCATCGGGTGTATCTTTGTAATAGAACAAAACCTAAATTTCAATTGATTCTACagattcctgtgtgtgtgtatgtcttgttatatatattttgtatgttgGTACTCGTTTCTAACCAGAGCCTTAAAGTAACTATATAAACTTAAGTTAGCAGAGGATTGGCTGACTATTAGAGTTGTTTAACAACTACTTGGTTATTGCCGGAGTACACAGGTTTAAATGGGAATGTTCCAGCCAAAACCAGAAGAATCATTGATTTCAGAGTAGAATTCTACCTGGTAAAGAACTTTTGGGGGCAAACTTCTCTCTTTGGGGTATGGGAAATCATCACTAGCATACTTTGTTGCCCTCTTTCTGAGTACCTGGAACTTTGTCCAGCATGGTCAGGTTTTAACCAGGGGGGAAATAATCATGGGTAAAGTGTCAGGATTGTAATTGTGCACCCATCTGGCAAATACTTCCACTGCCTCTAGCTCATGAGTCAGAAGAAAGGGGTTTTCATACTATATCCCTGATATTAGtcatgcctttcatttctttccattccCTTAGTCAGGGATTTGAAAGCCTGGCTGGGTCTTTTCTGCTTTTAACAGTATCTCTGATCATAAATTTCTAGTGAATGAAAACTCAGACAACAGCTTCTGCTGATGTCATGTGAGGCAAAACAGAAACCAGCTGGGCTTGCTCATGGCAGTGTTGCTCTTGGACCAAGATCCAGGATTGTTATTAGACAGAAAATACCAACAGGAGGCATTTCAGCCTTGCATCTCAGTCCCATGTGTGCCCAGCTGATGATCATATCAGAACTGTGTTCTCTGAAGAGCTAATAATGTCGATAATAAAAATGGATTAGAAAAGGCATGATAAAATAAATGCAACGGAAAGTCAAAAGATGGAGAGGAGTCTTTAACCAGACAGAGAGGAAACCAATGTCTCTGGGAGAAAGTTTTGCTGGTGCCgcttatcttttttccattcattcttcCTGTCAAACATGGCTGATGTTATTCAAGAAGTTTCAGTGATTTAATTAATAGTCATTAAAGCATAGCAGCCTCCAAACTATTAAAGTACAGA
This window of the Dama dama isolate Ldn47 chromosome 19, ASM3311817v1, whole genome shotgun sequence genome carries:
- the CCDC80 gene encoding coiled-coil domain-containing protein 80; translation: MIWRMGPGLTILLALLLVCGSEPHGQTMNRGSRGGQKVPLVSAVNRRPARLLRHTGRSQGIERTTREEPNLQPLQRRRSIPVLRVAHATAPPASLGIHGAPVRTQKSPAARSSTREMVRDEGSSARSRMLRFPSGSSSPNILASFAGKNRVWVVSAPHASEGYYRLMMSLLKDDVYCELAERHIQQIVLFHQPGEEGGKVRRITSEGRVLEQPLDPSLIPKLMSFLKLEKGKFGMVLLKKTLQVEERYPYPVRLEAMYEIIDQSPIRRIEKIRQKGFVQKCKASGVEGQVVEEGNNGGEAGRPGLSSEKRKEEQRRAQAPPTRESRVKVMRRPATTAGAPHPPPPTPRATTLPPAPVTTVTRATSRVVTVAARPTTTTAFPTTQRPWTPRVHLSSAPHKPPATAEVTTAKGPVASENLYPPPRKEQPRERPPTTRRPSKATSFEGFTAAPSIPISEPSTRVGVGRFRDNRTDRREHGPREPNVVPGPHKPAKGKPPKRKAQDKILSNEYEDKYDLSRPTTSQLEEELQGGNMPPQKAKESKKHEKLEKPENEKKKKVKSEKADKLLKSEKQVKKDKAEKKSRQEKEKNKKKKVGRTEQDGHLKPTKPFTQNPRKLVTDLLGPFEGKRRLLLITTPKAENSMYVQQRDEYLESFCKMATRKVSVITIFGPVNNSTMKIDHFQLDNEKPMRVVDEEDLVDQHLISKLRKEYGMTYNDFFMVLTDVDLRVKQYYEVPIAMKSVFDLIDTFQSRIKDMEKQKKDGIICKEDKKQSLENFLSRFRWRRRLLVISAPNDEDWAYSQQLSALSGQACNFGLRHITVLKLLGVGEEVGGVLELFPINGSSVVEREDIPAHLVKDIRNYFQVSPEYFSMLLVGKDGNVKSWYPSPMWSMVIVYDLIDSMQLRRQEMAIQQSLGMRCPEDEYAGYGYHSYHQGYQDGYQDDYRHHESYHHGYPY